Proteins encoded within one genomic window of Agelaius phoeniceus isolate bAgePho1 chromosome Z, bAgePho1.hap1, whole genome shotgun sequence:
- the EMB gene encoding embigin gives MPATVSGRCLVRLLLLRLLLLLLCTSLSGGNPADPAMTTQDSNQTQVNSVTKMSVTGHESSDAVTQELKPGNKLSSDLSEYVIVLPGTSEKNISLASPTQVDLTCKLEENSNLKNPEVTWKKGSETISHTSKTPNSWTIQVTISGSSELGSYTCFLKAEKEISATFHLHVPPIDGREKPIITYIGDTGVMVCKTEYHAKGWSWYMTNGTELVPVDKILPADKYEILTPSGSTSRLEIHRLTAADSGVYWCEAAFELGPSKARFKVKVLSIAEPLKPFIAVVAEVAILVTTIGLYEVYSKKKAKGGEKEFDQIEQLKSEDNVSEKGK, from the exons ATGCCTGCCACCGTCTCCGGGCGCTGCCTGGTgcgcctgctgctgctgcgcctgctgctgctgctgctctgcaccagCCTCTCAGGCGGGAACCCTGCAG aTCCAGCTATGACAACACAAGATTCCAATCAGACTCAGGTGAATTCTGTGACTAAGATGTCCGTGACTGGACATGAATCATCTG ATGCTGTCACGCAAGAGCTCAAACCAGGAAACAAGCTGAGCAGTGATCTCTCAGAGTATGTGATAGTCCTACCTG GtacatctgaaaaaaatatcTCTTTGGCCAGTCCAACTCAAGTTGATCTTACATGCAAATTAGAGGAGAATTCCAATTTGAAAAATCCTGAAGTGACATGGAAAAAGGGAAGTGAAACAATCAGTCACACCAGTAAAACTCCGAACAGCTGGACCATCCA AGTGACCATCTCAGGGAGCAGCGAGCTGGGAAGTTACACCTGTTTTCTGAAGgctgaaaaagaaatcagtgCTACGTTTCATTTGCATG TACCACCCATTGATGGAAGAGAAAAACCCATAATCACTTATATAGGAGATACAGGCGTAATGGTTTGTAAAACTGAGTATCATGCCAAGGGTTGGAGCTGGTATATGACCAATGGAACCGAGCTG GTTCCTGTGGATAAGATTTTGCCTGCGGACAAGTATGAAATTCTGACCCCATCTGGCAGTACAAGCCGTTTGGAGATACACAGGCTCACTGCGGCAGATTCTGGCGTATATTGGTGTGAAGCTGCTTTTGAATTAGGGCCCAGTAAAGCGAGGTTTAAAGTTAAAGTTCTGTCCATCGCAGAACCTCTCAAACCCTTTATAGCAGTTGTGGCTGAAGTTGCTATTCTTGTAACTACCATTGGCCTCTACGAGGTGTATTcaaaaaagaaggcaaaag GAGGTGAAAAAGAGTTTGACCAAATTGAGCAACT TAAATCAGAAGACAACGTAAGTGAGAAAGGCAAGTAG